Within Osmia lignaria lignaria isolate PbOS001 chromosome 11, iyOsmLign1, whole genome shotgun sequence, the genomic segment ACATGCTTGCTGAGATCGCTGTTGATTTACCAGACAGTAATTAATGTTCGGCTACGATGATCTGTTTCTCGTCACGAGAATGTCCCATTAAGTCTAATTAACATTTGTTGcttcaatttaaattattctCAAATAACATAATACGTAACCAAAAATTATAAGACATTTCTACTCAGCCAGCGAACTcgttaagaaataaaattccatCCTCCATAATTTTCATCCATGACGATGTTTACGAGGCAGCGACAAGCGTCAACCGCGTTGCGGTTTTAATCGCAACGCGTTGCCGAACGGATCGATCGTGCGCGTAAATCGCGATCGAGTGAATGAGAGTCAAGCTAGTAATTGGTCTATGCCCGCGCCTATGTTGCCATTCGCCGGGTTCATCTCGTGGGAAACTCGTGACACACATTTGCACGGAAGTGTAGCCCTCGCGGCGAACCGTGGATCCTTGACGCGCGAGAGATCCTGCGAGAAAACCCGATGCCACCGAACGACTACGCCTCGACTTTCCACGCGAGAGTCCTTTAATTGCATCGCGCCATGAAAACTGTGCGCCTGACGTAAGTGCatcttcatttcatttctatcgAACCACCAGTCGAGGCATTTCAAGGTACTtgaattgattttaattttatatttaaaaaaagaaagaaaaggaaaaatgcaAAGAAGCATTTGAATCGTTAGACAGTCGATTCCAGGTCGAGACGTTAGGTACACCCACTATTATCATCGCGGCAAAGTGAAAGTAATCAGTTGCATTGGGAGTCAGGCGCCAATGTAACAATGCGCGATCCGCCTCCGCGATGTGAACGCGATGTCCTTTGCACGATGTAAATAAACGGAGCCTTGACCGAGCTAGGGCTCCATTCATCTCTAATAAGCTCTATTTCTGGGCCTCCGTTACAACCTTACTGGTAAGGAAAAATTgcgaattgaaaattacgcttcATCGAGGGATCTTGAGGGTCGACGAACCCTGCGGAGATGAAGATTGACTCTGATGAGAGAAGTGTTTGATAAACGGCACTTATTGCTGATAACTGACTACGATGTTACTATTCAACCAGCGATGAATACTctactgaaatttattttttctgcgtaaaaaattttgaaatccaGGATCCAGAGAACCGTTCATTCCTCCATTCCCAAGCTCCTCGTTTCCCATTCTGGGATCTCTAATTGAATAAAACCACGTCATCGTCTTAACTCGTGTATCTACCCTCCCTGTAATGATTAATTTCAAAGGAACTCGCTGTAAAAACTTGCAAGTGAATCGAAAGCTTAATTTCCTTTGTCTAAGAACTCACACACCCAATGACCCAATACCCCAATCCTCCACCATATCTCCTCTTCCAATGGAATCCAGCAGTTGCAGAAAATCAACAAACCATAACCTACCATcaaagcaagaagaagaagaagaagaagaagatgcaaGTTGGTGTATGAAGAGTGCTGGGGTCGCGTGCTGGTATAAGGATGTGCCTTATTCAACGAGGAGGACGTCGGCCACTCCAGGTACTGTTAACCATCACATCTACGCCAAGGAAGTTCCAGTAACGTTCCCTGTGTGTCTGCAGGAGTCTGTATAGAGCCAGGAGGGGCCTTGTTCCCACGCCCGATGCCGTGATCTTTGCCGAGCTACTTAGTCCTCGGCCAGAGAATCCACCTATCTTTCTCTATccttacgcttctgatctatgCTCGTTCCGCTGCCTGACTCACCGAAAGGTGAGCGTCCTTCCGTCTCTCTTGTCCCGAGGATACCTTTTCCTGCTCGCTCCTCGAACACTATGTGGGTTACGTAAGGTGGCAATATGCGAGCCTCGCGCCACGTCCGAGTAATAATAACGCGCATACTCGGACCCGGTGAACGGGAATAAGAAGAGAGAGGTAAATAGGACTGTTCGGGCAGCAGGAAGTCGGTTTCAACCCCTCCGGGGGACACGTGGTCCTGGAGATACGTGTTTTCAAAAAATGATTATCTTATAGAACGGAGGCGGAGATTCGAATGCACGGTAACGGATGATCATCGTCAGGGAAAAAGGATTAAAGAGGAGAGGAAACAGCATCGCGTGCGGATGATGCACGATCGTAAACAATCGTCGTATTAAGCTACCATCCACACGCGACTGTAAATATGCCGCGATGATTAGAACCCAGCAGGTCTTTGAACCCGATGGAATCGCAAGAATGGAAAGAAAATCGGTATACACCTTCGATCGATGTAATTCCGATATGCCTGCCGTGATATCGGCTGAGGTTGCACGATCGAAGTTGATAAGGAAGAACCGTAATTACGAGCAAATAATACGGTGGATGTATTCCACCTGTActtgcaattaaaataatttcattagtcGGGATAGTTTTAATCAAATATAATATACCGGATTAAATGGAGGAATTTTTTGAAACTTAATTTTTGTAAGAGGAAAATTAGAGATATTTAATACTGTTTTCTGGCGTCTATTATGTAGCTaccgatgtaaggaatgttagCTGGAATGCGATGAAAATTACCAGCGAATGAACAACAAAATTAATCCTTATTTCTCAACCTGGCAGGCTAATACGCGCTAATTTAGAATAAGTCGGGCTTAAATGAGTGAGAAACTGCTGAACTTCACCTTAAGGTCGCGAATACTTCTAGCAGGTCTACATCCTGTACCTGGGACGTTCTATTCTTAACTAAAAATATTCAgcgaataaaaattcaacgCTTCGTTCATTGCCTTGAAAGTGCATTTACAGCCGCATAATTAGACACCTTTTCTAATTTGGATTCCAACTTACAGGTCGTAAATTGcaattacatttaatatttaatctCCTTAGAGAATTGATTACAAATCAAGAATATTAACTAATTTAATCCcatctttattaaaaaaaaaagaattaaattccAAAGCTTCATCCTTTCTATAAACAAGATCGCGACCCAACCCCAATGTCGTGCCAAATGTTCCATCACAAAGATGTTTCCCGTTTACCAATCTACACCCCAAGGACCGAACCCCCTTCAACCCTGAAGAATCCGAAATGCCCCCGGACGACAAGTGTATATTCCCATTGCGGCTCTTTTAACGCGGCCACCACGGCTAGCCAAGGAACAATCGGATTAACGAAGTTAAACGATGGGGTGGCCACCCCCGATCCACCCTCTGTTTCGAGTTTAACCACGCATCTGTCGCGTTTCGCACGTACAGGCTCGCGAAGGTGTTTGCGGGGGTGTTCTATcgggaaaaagaaaacaagaaacggCTTTTCGTACTGTCAGCAAGATTAACTACCCCTCTTCTGGCATCGACATTCATTTCCAGAGGGAGGATTTGTCGGGTTTGGAAGGGTGATCGATAAGGGTGATTTTTTGGTTGAGATATTAGATTTAGTGTTCCGAAATTagaaagattttgaaaattttgttttattttatggaaGATTATAAATTTTGTCTTTTTTAAAGGGTGAATTTATAAGGGTAATTTTACCGTGTAAAATCAGTACAAATTTTCTGCTTTTACATTGACAAACGTGTTTCCTTTCTCAAACTTATATTAGAGGCTTCGGTTAAAATTGAAGGGAACTCTCTACCACGATACTTTGAAATTCATGTTTCCTTTACACGCATAGTCAGCGAAGTAATTAAGCTGGAAAGAAGCTAATTAATACCCATTCGCTCTTAATTAATTCCGTCACAAACGTATCCGCTGTGCTAATACGGCTAgtacaattttctaatattaacaGGGAGTTATTAAACTTTAGTCCAAACATGCCTTTCGACATTTCTTAGATAAGATCGTTAATTATAATCCAGATACATGTTATATGAATCATACTTTCTTAATTTATCATTCAAATTAGTGAAAATTACATGTAAATTTGAATGAAAGTATCTCATATTTAATATACAGTGATACTTTATTAGATTGGAACTcgtacaattatttaataaaatttatgaaataggaatttttaatcaaaggcTTTTACAGTAACAAAAGAATAATGGGGAAAAAACACAGGAAGTAGAGATCGAACGTAATTGTTAACTAGGCTCTATCTTGGAATAAACAATTCGTAATGTGTTACGAATGATGACTCACAGAGTCGTGTTAATGAAATTCTACTTCCTCGCACGACAAAGAAACGCGTGTCCCGCCTGTTGTGTTGCGACGAGTCGTGCCTTGTGCGCTAATTTCACTAACTATCCGGTCAAGAATCGTTCAATGAACGATAACCCCAGAAAAAAAATAGCATTGCCTTCTGGCGATATTACAAGCGGAAGAAAAACGCGATTCATTGACAGTGTCCTTTGTTGAGCAACTGGTCAAAGAGAGAGtaaaactttcttttcttttcaatgaaataatagtAGATTCAGTTGAACAttgctttcaatttttaatatttaaaatatacaattacatttatttttttacaagTTAATATATTAACTTAATTGCCAGCAAAAATTAGTGcggtaatatatttaaattctaatatttaatattaacttAATTGCCAGCAATAATTATTGcggtaatatatttaaattctaatatttaatattaatttaattaccacCGAAAATTATTGcagtaatatatttaaattttattacgtAATGTTAACTTAATTAATACCAACGtctcattatattaaattataatgaaGAGTGCAACGGCATCTGCATCTCAGCACCGACGTAATGGCATGGAAAACCGTTTATGTATTTATAAACCTGCACCCTATGGGACACACGTGTGGGGTATCGTAAAAGCATGCTAGACCTTAGCAGGAGGGATCGCCTACAAgggaatagaagaaaaaaaatggacaaaaatatattttgtactCACCGAAAACATTTCCTAAGAGTCTAAGCCGAGCCACTCTTGTGGCGCTATTCACGGTTAACGGTCTTCGTGGACGTTGATAAGACAAAGCCAAAGACATTGAGAATCGTTACAAGTAAACGATATCAGAAAAGTAGATCGCGTATTTCGAAGAAAAAATTCCACAACGAAACGCCTCTTTAAGCCTCCTTGGGATAGGGAAAACAGAGTCTTCTCCAGAACTGTAGCAATTCAATTATCTCGAGACAATTAATGGCTACTCAATCAACCCGCGTCAATCTTAACCTAAAATAAAATTCGCGAAAGGATATTGAAATATTCAGATATACACTGAATGTTCTATgattattaaaacaattttcttaattagattataaattaattgattattaattgcaATATATTATACCTACTCACTggttttaataattcttttatctttttgTACTTTGCAAAACTACCGATGCGCGCTTCTCTGAATATCGCACCACGGTTCGAGATATCGAAAGGGCAATCAATCGCTATCGAATCAACCCCGGGAAATTCAAATTCAGAAGTGTTCGCGAGACAATACCAAAGtactaaaatattttacaattatcgGAAGAATTTTCtcgattaaaaaatgaaaattgacgaTTACCTAGTcgaatatacttactcgtttcACTAATTGTTCCCCTCGCACTTTACACTCTACCTCTAAAATAATTGATCGAATAATCGCGCCACAGTTCGAGAAGATGTTTCGAAGGGGGGAGATGGCGCTGTATCAAAGACGGAAgtgaggaaggaaggaaggcacGCGACCAAGGCATACCTGTCGCCCGGTTTTTCCCTCGGATGAAATCTCGCGACAAGGAAAACGATGAACAAGGGAAGAAGAGGAGGCTGAATAAAAGGAGCGCGAAATGACGCGGAGATGCGAGGAAAAGGCGGGCAGCTTGAACCACGCCACCACAACGACTGGCTTTCGTTGCAGAAGCAAACTCCCCATCTGCTGTGTGTTCGATGTTGCCCCAACTCCCTGCTGTCATTACGTGTACGTGCACGGACGAGAACGCCTTTGTCGATGAGCGTACGTGTGTGGTCACTAACACAAACGTGCAATTCGTGCGCTCCGCCAGCCGGACGCTCCTAACCTCTCGAAGCGGAAAGCTTGCGGTGAAAAGAAACGCTATTATATCTGGAGGATCTCACCTTGCGGATATCTTACAGATAAGCTGTTATTTTATCTACCATTGACCAGTGTATCAAAGAATGCCGTTACAACGCGATAAAGAGGAAACTTTGCTATTTGATGAGGGTATGTAAACGATTGATAAAGAAGAACGTAAGTGAAAACAATGGCACGTAAGATATTAATTAACGAGAGAAATATACGATATTCGAAATTTTGTACAATTGCAATGTGACTTCAcggttgaaatttttaataaaaaattaattgattaaaaattatactggtaGATATATGAAGATGAACGCGGAGAGAGTCGAAAATTGGaggccttttttttttcttgaccCAAATCTACACATTTAGCGAGCAGTTGTAGATATTGGTATATTACACTAGTGGTGTGCAAGCGTGTACAAGAAGCGGCATGTATGTCGCAGCTGCAGCTGCCTGCATGAACGGAACACAGGGCTTTTGGGGATGGCAACGGTTGCGCACCACCTGGCCTCAGGAAGCCAGCACCGGG encodes:
- the LOC117603749 gene encoding LOW QUALITY PROTEIN: uncharacterized protein LOC117603749 (The sequence of the model RefSeq protein was modified relative to this genomic sequence to represent the inferred CDS: deleted 5 bases in 3 codons; substituted 2 bases at 2 genomic stop codons) — translated: MFRRGEMALYQRRKXGRKEGTRPRHTCRPVFPSDEISRQGKRNKGRRGGXIKGARNDAEMRGKGGQLEPRHHNDWLSLQKQTPHLLCSMLPQLPAVITCTCTDENAFVDEPCTRSGMYVAAAAACMNGTQGFGDGNGCAPPGLRKPAPGLGIGVDFARRRTTGKKGEYRGDEQ